The following are encoded together in the Malaya genurostris strain Urasoe2022 chromosome 3, Malgen_1.1, whole genome shotgun sequence genome:
- the LOC131433762 gene encoding cholinesterase 1-like, with the protein MLVRVILVLVLTTCRFTPSLSAVSENPCTVTFSEQASGSGVLKQTFNGVPYCEFLGVRYAKAPVAELRFENPVLSHPDGEQEFNKLGSICPQVDDFNHATQILGDEDCLFLDIYFPVRNSSNDGRKLPVLFFVHGGSFAVGSSTSDLFGVDLLVEHEIIVVSAQYRLDPLGFLRSSHFNVSGNFGLKDQRAALRWIQLYIVKFGGDPFRVTLMGHSAGAASVTYHLYSNSSKGLFHQAFALGGSMLAPWAFLYDAENYSRQYFRDLNITTIDELKHVDFKTFWNKDIVYKFATVHYAFCVPSAEADVPDSFFTKSPPDLVREKPVNAVPLLFGQSSEEFELFLSYVHDYWMGENYPNIKNDTLKNYIENVVDRAAELAEISSVELNKDVFYQELSNTANWFFPNKLLLDEYSRWVHDATFFFRFQFDGKFGRFKREFQETLVGIKHYGAIHGDELGYIFTPHNVQDALINRSLYADEWRVHERTVQLVANFVKFGTPNPIGLGLVWPPYKGYSTRSRYLNIDKNFEIRTEQNSLYHTFWSIIYQCLYHYSCNEIDNLPRLVQKFSQGPYKNSS; encoded by the exons ATGCTTGTGAGAGTGATTTTGGTTTTGGTTCTGACAACATGCAGATTCACTCCCTCACTGAGTGCAGTTTCCGAGAATCCTTGCACAGTGACGTTCAGCGAGCAGGCCAGTGGTAGTGGTGTACTGAAGCAAACCTTTAACGGAGTGCCGTACTGTGAGTTCCTGGGTGTACGCTATGCCAAAGCTCCTGTTGCAGAACTGCGGTTCGAG AATCCAGTGCTTAGTCATCCGGATGGAGAACAGGAGTTTAATAAGTTAGGAAGTATTTGTCCTCAAGTGGATGATTTTAACCACGCTACACAGATACTAGGAGATGAGGATTGCTTATTTCTTGATATATATTTTCCTGTACGTAACTCATCGAACGATGGACGAAAACTTCCGGTACTATTCTTTGTACACGGGGGAAGTTTCGCTGTCGGCTCTTCGACAAGTGACTTATTCGGCGTTGATCTACTTGTGGAACAC GAGATCATAGTAGTCAGTGCACAATATCGATTGGATCCGTTGGGCTTCCTGCGTTCCAGTCACTTCAATGTCAGTGGTAATTTTGGTCTGAAAGATCAACGAGCCGCACTACGATGGATTCAGCTGTATATCGTTAAGTTTGGTGGTGATCCTTTCCGAGTCACTCTGATGGGTCATAGTGCTGGAGCTGCCTCTGTAACCTACCATCTGTATTCAAACAGTTCGAAAGGTTTGTTCCATCAGGCATTCGCTCTGGGAGGTTCCATGCTTGCTCCGTGGGCATTTTTGTATGACGCCGAAAACTACTCTCGTCAGTATTTCCGCGATCTGAACATCACCACAATCGACGAATTGAAGCATGTAGACTTCAAAACTTTCTGGAATAAGGACATCGTTTACAAGTTTGCAACGGTTCACTACGCATTTTGTGTGCCAAGCGCGGAAGCCGACGTACCGGACTCATTTTTCACCAAATCACCACCAGACCTGGTCCGAGAAAAACCTGTAAATGCAGTTCCACTACTCTTCGGGCAATCCTCGGAAGAGTTTGAGCTGTTTTTGAGTTACGTCCACGATTACTGGATGGGTGAAAACTAtcctaacattaaaaatgacactTTGAAAAACTACatcgaaaatgttgtcgacaggGCAGCCGAACTGGCCGAAATTAGTAGCGTCGAGCTAAACAAAGACGTATTCTATCAAGAACTGTCGAACACGGCGAATTGGTTCTTTCCAAACAAACTGCTACTGGACGAATACTCCAGATGGGTTCACGATGCAACCTTTTTCTTCCGATTTCAGTTCGATGGCAAGTTCGGAAGATTCAAGCGAGAATTTCAGGAAACACTGGTCGGAATAAAACACTACGGAGCGATTCATGGGGACGAGCTGGGATACATTTTTACCCCACATAATGTGCAAGACGCTCTGATCAACCGGAGTTTGTATGCGGATGAGTGGAGGGTGCATGAAAGGACGGTACAGCTTGTAGCAAATTTTGTCAAATTCGG AACACCAAATCCCATCGGGCTGGGTTTAGTTTGGCCGCCATACAAAGGATACTCAACAAGATCCCGTTATTTGAATATCgacaaaaactttgaaattcgaaCGGAACAAAACAGCTTGTATCACACTTTCTGGAGCATCATCTATCAATGCCTCTATCACTACAGTTGCAACGAAATAGACAATTTACCACGGCTTGTACAGAAATTTAGTCAAGGTCCTTATAAAAATTCAAGCTAA